The following proteins come from a genomic window of Panicum hallii strain FIL2 chromosome 8, PHallii_v3.1, whole genome shotgun sequence:
- the LOC112902971 gene encoding bidirectional sugar transporter SWEET14-like, whose translation MAGLSLAHPLAFAFGILGNIISFMTYLAPLPTFYRIYKSKSTEGFQSVPYVVALFSAMLWIYYALLKSNEILLITVNTAGCVIETLYIVVYLAYAPKKAKLFTVMILLLLNVGVFGLILLLTMLLSASHSRVVLVGWVCVGFAVSVFVAPLSIISKVVRTRSVEFMPFSLSLSLTVSAVVWFLYGLLIKDKYVALPNVIGFTFGVIQMGLYALYCNATPRLPGKVVEAEEAVDDTFKVPEHVVTIPKLGAPAVEMKTCEVHTVESPPPIEAAAKQEDDEPSSAEELEKAGNKGSNNTEQV comes from the exons ATGGCGGGCCTCTCTCTTGCCCATCCATTGGCCTTTGCCTTTGGCATCCTTG GCAACATCATCTCCTTCATGACATACCTGGCCCCACT GCCGACGTTCTACCGGATCTACAAGAGCAAGTCGACTGAAGGTTTCCAGTCGGTGCCGTACGTGGTGGCGCTGTTCAGCGCGATGCTGTGGATCTACTACGCTCTGCTCAAGTCCAACGAGATCCTGCTCATCACCGTCAACACCGCCGGCTGCGTCATCGAAACCCTCTACATCGTCGTCTACCTCGCTTACGCGCCCAAGAAGGCCAAG CTGTTCACGGTCATGATCCTGCTGCTCCTGAACGTCGGTGTGTTCGggctcatcctcctcctcacgATGCTGCTCTCCGCCAGCCACAGCCGCGTCGTCCTCGTCGGCTGGGTCTGCGTCGGCTTCGCCGTCAGCGTCTTCGTCGCCCCGCTCAGCATCATT AGTAAGGTGGTGCGCACGAGGAGCGTGGAGTTCATGCCCTTctcgctctccctctccctcaccGTCAGCGCCGTCGTCTGGTTCCTCTACGGCCTGCTCATCAAGGACAAATACGTCGCC CTGCCTAATGTCATCGGCTTCACCTTCGGTGTCATCCAGATGGGCCTGTACGCTCTCTATTGCAACGCAACGCCAAGGTTGCCAGGCAAGGTTGTTGAGGCCGAGGAAGCGGTGGACGATACCTTCAAGGTGCCCGAGCACGTCGTGACCATCCCCAAGCTTGGGGCGCCGGCCGTGGAGATGAAGACCTGCGAGGTGCACACCGTGGAGTCGCCGCCGCCGATAGAGGCGGCAGCGAAGCAGGAGGACGACGAGCCGTCGTCGGCggaggagctggagaaggcggggAACAAGGGAAGCAACAACACCGAGCAAGTGTAG